Sequence from the Aquimarina sp. Aq107 genome:
CCTCATCACTTCCTACGCTATAAATAGTCGCCAAAGTACCAACAAAAACTTCGCGTGCTGCAAAAGAACTAATGATCCCTATTCCAATTTTCCAATCATATCCTAACGGAGCTACAATAGGTTCAATAGCTTTACCTGCATAGCCAATAAAAGAATATTCTAATTTATAAGAAGCAATTTTCTGATCTAGTTCTTCTTGAGAAAGATTCGAGTGCTCAGATGTTACTATTTCTTCTGCATTACTAAAGTTCTCATTAGGTCCGAAACTTGCCAAAACCCATAAGATAATCGAAATGGCTAAAATTATCTTCCCTGCCCCAAAAACAAACGCTTTAGTTTTTTCAATAACATTAAATATTACATTCTTAAACAAAGGCATTTTATACCCTGGCATCTCTATTACGAAGTAATTATTACTTTTTATTTTTAGAATTTTATTTAAAATCCAAGCAGAACCTACAGCGGCACCAAAACCTATAAAATATAATAACATCAAAGTCAGACTTTGATAACTAAATATCCATCCAACCTTTTCATCAGGAATTACCAGTGCTATTATGATCAAATAAACAGGTAGTCTTGCAGAACATGTCGTAAATGGAACTACTAGAATTGTTATCAAACGTTCTTTCCAACTTTCAATATTCCTTGTAGCCATTACAGCAGGAATTGCACAAGCTGTTCCAGAAACTAAAGGAACAACACTTTTTCCACTTAATCCAAATTTTCGCATTACCCTATCCATAAGGAACACTACACGACTCATATATCCACTTTCTTCCAAAATGGAAATAAATAAGAATAAAAATGCAATCTGAGGTATAAAAATGACAATACCGCCTAATCCAGGAATTATACCTTCGGTTATTAAGTCTATAAAAGGTCCTGACGGCAAAGCTGATTTTGCAGTCTCGCTTAACCACGCGAATCCTTCATCTATTAGATCCATTGGGTATGATGACCAATCATAAATAGCTTGAAAAATCAACAGCAATATGGCGAAGAAAATAAAGTATCCCCAGAATTTATGAGTTAACACTCTATCCAATCGAGCACGTATTCCGGTTGCCGCTTTTTCATCAATTATCAATCCTTTTTTTAGAACTTGATTAATAAATTGATATCTTTTAATAGTTTCTTTTTGCTGAAATCGCTTGAGCTCACTTTCCGATTTGATCTCAAAATCTGGCGGAACTTCAGGCTTCTTTTTATCAATTTTTCTAAAATTAACATCTTGCGTAATTACCAACCAAAGTTTATAAATAGATTGATTAGGAAATGCTTTCCTAAGTCTATCAAAATATTCTGGAGCAAAAGTCAATGCATCGACACAAGGCTTAGTAGGTAATGATGCATATGAAAGAATCAATTTCTTAAGTTCCTCTATTCCTTCATTTTTTCTAGCACTTACTAAAGCAATTTTAGTATTCAACTCTTTTTCTAGTAATGGAATATCTAGTGAAATCCCTTTTCTATTCATTCGATCTGCCATATTAATAACTAGAATCGTAGGGATTTCTAAATCTTTTATTTGGGTAAATAGTAATAAATTTCTTTTAAGATTTTCTACATCACTTACCACCACAGCCACATCAGGAAAATCCTTATCTTTTTTATTAAGTAAAATTTCTATAACTACATTTTCATCTAAAGAAGAAGCATTAAGACTGTATGTACCAGGCAAATCAAGAATATGAGCCTTAATTCCTCGCGGTAGTTTACAGACTCCTTCTTTCTTTTCTACTGTAATTCCTGGATAATTGCCGACCTGTTGGTTTAATCCAGTTAGCAAATTAAAAACAGATGTTTTACCTGTATTTGGGTTTCCGATAAGTGAAACTTTAATCTGCTTGGCCATAAAAAGTAATCCTATTAAATAATTTCAATCTCAATTTGTGAAGCAATTTCTTTGCGTATGGCGAGATGGCTACCATTGATTGTAAGATACATTGGGCATTGAAACGGTGCGGTTTGCAATAATTGCACTTCATTACCAGGTAAGCAGCCCATTTCCAATAATTTTAGCGGAATAGTATCAGACGTTATTTCCTTAATCAACGCTCGCTGACCCTTTTTGAGATTTGCTATAGTAATTTTCAAGCCTTTATTTAGAATAATTTTAAACAAGGCAAAAGTAGTGGAAAAATATCTATTGAAAAAACTATCTCTTAGAAAAACCAATTACAAGTTGTTAAAATGTTCTTCCTGTCTTTTCTTTTTAGATTTCATTAATAAAAATAGTTTTAAACCTATTCAAAAAAGGGTTAACACCCCAAAAAAAGTCCGAAATCATTGAAATTCAAATTTTTCGGATATGTAAGAAAGTATGTAGCTTTAATTTCATCATATCTAAATTTAGAAAAAGGCGGAAACTGAAAAGCCTTAAAATAGAGTAAGATCTAATTAAAAAGTTATAAAATGAAAAATTATAAAAAAATATTACTGCAAACATTAATGTTCTGCTTGATTGCAGTTATTTATTCTTGTGAAAAGAACAGCTTAGAACAAGAAAATTTGGACGTATCCAGTGAAGACAAAAACGATAAAATCGAAAAGTATGATGAATATACGGTTAGAAAACCTAAAAAAGATGGAGTTTATCTAGTTGCAAAAAATGAGCATACAGGTAGTCAATTATCTTACAAACTACATAATGCGCATATCACCAGCTTTCAAATCCTACAAAGAGATGGGAGTACTATTTTATTTGATAAACTAGTGATCCCCACAGTAGAAAATTTACCTCCTTGGAGACCAGATTGTCCTGATGGATGGGACGAAAAATTAATTTGCTATGTTAACAAGGATGGTATTGCAGTTTCCTATACACGATGTACTCCTACCTCATTTACAATTGGCCTTGAACCTGAATGGTAATATTATGGATAAAGGTAACTAGATTACTTGTTATTTTTTCCCTAGAAAAACACAGTTGTTTTTTAAGAAACCGAATTTTACACAAAAAGCAACTGTGTTATTTTACCCCTTCATTTTTTAAGATTTCTATATCTTCTAATAGCCGTTCAATTTCTTCTAAATCAGTTCCGTCATAAAACCCTCTAATACGCTTTTTCTTATCAACTAATACGAAATTTTCGGTATGAATCATATCATAAGGCCCACCATCACCATTTGATTTTGCTACTAAATATGATTTGCGTGCAAGATCATAAATATGCTTTTTATCGCCAGTTACCAAATTCCATCGAGTATCATCAACTCCTTTTCTAATTGCATATTCTTTTAATTGTGGTACTCCATCTGTTTCCGGAATTACTGTGTGAGATAATAACTGAATATCTGGATCATTTTTTAATCTTCCTTGGATAAGCTTCATGTGATCTGTCATTATTGGACAAATGGTCTGACATGTTGTAAAAAAAAAATCCGCAACATAAATCTTATCTTCATAATTAGCTTGTGTAACTATCTCACCATTCTGATTTAAAAGATTAAAATCCGCTATCTTATGATATTTACGTACATACTGAACCGTACTATCTACTAATTCTAAACTCACCATATCCGGTTCATATACTTGTAAAACTCTTTTTGGTTTTAGAATTGAATAAATTATTGAAATAATAATCGCAGATAGTACAAATAAAACTATGGCAAAGAATTTGTACTTAGCAAAGAATCGAAGCATACTTACATTTTAGAGTTACAAAATTACAAGGTTTATCTTTTATAAAATTATGGTTTTCGCTAAAAAAATATTAAAACCGGAATCTGTATCCTTGATTTCTTTCATAAACTACTCTAAAAGGTTACTTTTGCGTGATTTAATTTTGAATAAGACCATATGAGTCCGATAATTATAAAAGCATTACAGCTATTATTAAGTTTGTCTATCCTAATCGTTCTACACGAATTAGGACACTTTATTCCAGCAAAGCTATTTAAGACACGAGTAGAAAAATTCTATTTATTCTTTGATGTAAAATACTCGTTATTTAAGAAAAAAATCGGAGAAACGGTTTATGGAATTGGATGGTTACCATTAGGTGGGTATGTTAAAATTTCTGGAATGATCGATGAGAGCATGGACAAGGAGCAAATGGCTGGGCCACCGCAACCATGGGAATTTAGATCAAAACCAGCTTGGCAACGATTAATTATTATGCTTGGAGGTGTTACCGTAAACATCATCCTTGGGTTTTTAATATATATGGCAATTATATTCACTTGGGGAATTTCTTATGTTTCTTCTGAGGATATACCGGATGGATATGAAGTTGCAGAAATATTTGAAGAATATGGGTTTAAAGATGGTGATAGAGTCCTTAAGGTAAATGGTGAAGATTTTAAAGATGCAAGAGATGTAAATATGTATCTTTTCTTAAGAGATGTAAAAAACATTACCGTATTATCAGTTGATGGAAATACTAAAACTATCGACATCCCAGAAGACATTGGTGCAACCATGTTTGAAGAAGGTGTTATGGAACCTTTTGGCATAAGACTAAAAACTGTCCTTGATACCGTAGTTGCTGATCGACCAGCATATAAAGCTGGACTTAGAAATGGAGATGAAATTTTATCTGTTAATGGTAAAAAAATTAGTTGGTGGCATCAATTTCAGAAGGAAGTAAAACCAAAAAAAGAAGAAGAAATTCAGATCACCTTTCTAAGAGACGGATCGCAACAAACTATTTCTGTAACAACGGATGAAGAAGGTACTATTGGAGTATTACCTGTTTATTATAAGATAAACAAAGATGAATTTTCTTTTGGAGAAAGCATAGGT
This genomic interval carries:
- the feoB gene encoding ferrous iron transport protein B, which gives rise to MAKQIKVSLIGNPNTGKTSVFNLLTGLNQQVGNYPGITVEKKEGVCKLPRGIKAHILDLPGTYSLNASSLDENVVIEILLNKKDKDFPDVAVVVSDVENLKRNLLLFTQIKDLEIPTILVINMADRMNRKGISLDIPLLEKELNTKIALVSARKNEGIEELKKLILSYASLPTKPCVDALTFAPEYFDRLRKAFPNQSIYKLWLVITQDVNFRKIDKKKPEVPPDFEIKSESELKRFQQKETIKRYQFINQVLKKGLIIDEKAATGIRARLDRVLTHKFWGYFIFFAILLLIFQAIYDWSSYPMDLIDEGFAWLSETAKSALPSGPFIDLITEGIIPGLGGIVIFIPQIAFLFLFISILEESGYMSRVVFLMDRVMRKFGLSGKSVVPLVSGTACAIPAVMATRNIESWKERLITILVVPFTTCSARLPVYLIIIALVIPDEKVGWIFSYQSLTLMLLYFIGFGAAVGSAWILNKILKIKSNNYFVIEMPGYKMPLFKNVIFNVIEKTKAFVFGAGKIILAISIILWVLASFGPNENFSNAEEIVTSEHSNLSQEELDQKIASYKLEYSFIGYAGKAIEPIVAPLGYDWKIGIGIISSFAAREVFVGTLATIYSVGSDEEETIKNRMASEVHPVTGTPLFNLASGISLLLFYAFAMQCMSTLAIVKRETNSWKWPMTQLVFMSVLAYAVALAAYQILK
- a CDS encoding SCO family protein, with the protein product MLRFFAKYKFFAIVLFVLSAIIISIIYSILKPKRVLQVYEPDMVSLELVDSTVQYVRKYHKIADFNLLNQNGEIVTQANYEDKIYVADFFFTTCQTICPIMTDHMKLIQGRLKNDPDIQLLSHTVIPETDGVPQLKEYAIRKGVDDTRWNLVTGDKKHIYDLARKSYLVAKSNGDGGPYDMIHTENFVLVDKKKRIRGFYDGTDLEEIERLLEDIEILKNEGVK
- the rseP gene encoding RIP metalloprotease RseP, whose amino-acid sequence is MSPIIIKALQLLLSLSILIVLHELGHFIPAKLFKTRVEKFYLFFDVKYSLFKKKIGETVYGIGWLPLGGYVKISGMIDESMDKEQMAGPPQPWEFRSKPAWQRLIIMLGGVTVNIILGFLIYMAIIFTWGISYVSSEDIPDGYEVAEIFEEYGFKDGDRVLKVNGEDFKDARDVNMYLFLRDVKNITVLSVDGNTKTIDIPEDIGATMFEEGVMEPFGIRLKTVLDTVVADRPAYKAGLRNGDEILSVNGKKISWWHQFQKEVKPKKEEEIQITFLRDGSQQTISVTTDEEGTIGVLPVYYKINKDEFSFGESIGEGFNYSYWKLHDYIAQFKYVFTKKGATQIGGFAAIGNLFPPVWDWAAFWSTTAFISIILAFMNILPIPALDGGHVMFLLYEIIAGRKPNDKFMEYAQLVGFVILIALLLFANGNDIYRAIFE
- a CDS encoding FeoA family protein, with product MKITIANLKKGQRALIKEITSDTIPLKLLEMGCLPGNEVQLLQTAPFQCPMYLTINGSHLAIRKEIASQIEIEII